In Moorena sp. SIOASIH, the sequence GTTCCCCATTCTCCGTAAATCTTCTGGTGTCAGCAATGGACTAGTTTGCTCCGTGGTGTCAGAATAGGCAGTGCTGCGGTCTAATTCAACCCGTAAACTCATGACTCCCATTTCAGTTGCCCTGCCACTGTAAAACTTACCTTCCCAATAAAGCTGAGCAGTAGCCCTAATCTGTTTACGCACCTTAGTAGTGGTTTGGGTATTCAACTCTCGGAAGGAACGGAACAGACCAGTGGCTAGGAAACCTAAGGAGCCCATGGGTCGGTCTGTGATCGCACGCTTCTGGGAATACCACTCCCTGACATCGGAATAAATTACTAAGACTAAATCATCTAGCTGAGCTTGAGTGGGGTTGATAAAATTAATCGCAAGGTGAACTTGATGGTCACTAATCGGTGTCTTGCGGATAATTTGTCCAGGAACAAAGGCTCGTCTGCCGTAATCTCCGACAATTTCTAGGTCTACTTGATCAGGTAGGTTCGGCCAGCTATCTAAAGCAATTAAAACTCCGCTTTCTGATATATTAACCGTTTCCCCTGGCCAACTCTGGTCAGTGGTGTGAATTGTCACCGGAAGGCGTCGTAGCAGGCGGTGTTTGGGGCGTTGTTGGGGTTGTTCAAAGGCAACCAACAAACCTGCTATCAGCAGAACCGAGTTAAAGACGCACCACATGGCGTTAACCAAGACCGCCTCTGTATCTTCTGGACGGAGCAGCAGCCAAAACGGAACAGCTAGTAAGGCAACAATAACTAGAGCTGTCACTACCAAAAGGCCCTGTACTGACTGCCAATCAAAACTCCGCTTACTAATCGATACCCCCTTGTCAGTTACATTAAATGAACCTAGCTTGGGGTTAATCACCGCCATCAGAGTGACATACCCTGTCTGGAATGACATCACAAATTCAAACACCTCGTTCCAGAAGGAAAACCGAACCTGTTTGTAGGTGATATAGTTAGCATTGAGACTAATCAGTAGATGGGGGAAGGCATAAAATAAGGTTTCTATCCCCAAACCCTGAATCGGATTGATGCCAAACAATAGGAACAGAGTGGGAGTTACAGCGTAAATCAGGCGGGGAAAGCCATAGAAGAAGTGGGAGGTGGCTGAAAAATAGCAAATCCGCTGGCCTAAGGTCAGATGTTTTGCCTTCCAGTTCAACAAGGGAAATTCTAGCCGTAAAATCTGAGCCATTCCCCTTGCCCAACGCACTTGCTGACCCACATAGGAGGCAAAGGTTTCAGGGGCTAAGCCAGCAACCATAATCTGGTCATAGTACACTGACTCATAACCTAGTGAATGGAGCCGGAAGGCCGTGTGACAATCTTCTGTAACGGTTTCAACCGCAATTCCCCCAATCTCCAGCGCATGGGTTTTGCGAATTACCGCTGCTGAGCCACAGAAAAATGAAGCATTCCAGAAGTCATTGCCCTTTTGCAGTACTTTATAAAAGAGTTCATTCATCACTGGAATCTCACCCTTAGTCTGCAGATTTCGCTCAAAGGGGTCGGGGTTAAAGAACCAGTGGGGCGTTTGCACAAAGGATACCTTTGGGTTGTAGAAAAACCCGACTGTACGGATCAGAAATTCTCGCGCTGGGATGTGATCGCAGTCCAGAATCAATACCAGATCGCCCTTGGTAGTCTTAAACGCTGTGTTGATATTACCTGCCTTGGCATGATCATTGTTAGGTCGAATCAGCATTTTACAGCCGATTTCTTCGCACATCTGCTTCAACTTTTTGCGACGCTCTGGATACTTTCTGCCATCATCTAAGACATAGACTTGTTTTTTATCCTCCGGATAGTCCATAGCCAGAGCGGCTAGTGCTGTCTTGCGGACAATGTCCACAGGTTCGTTGTAGGTTGGAATGTAAACATCAACACTGAACCATTGGTCTTGAGGATAGTTAGCCAGATCAACAGTTTCTCGGTCTTTGATTTTTAGGGTTTGAAAATAAGCTAGCACTAGGGTTAGAATTGCATACAATTCCGCCCCCAACAACAGCACACAGAAAAACCCGTTGATCCAAGTATCAAAATTTAGGGTATAGGCAAAGCGATAGTATAAGTAGCGCATGGTTGTCACCAGGCTCAGCCATACTAAAAACAGATGAAAATACTCATTAACTGTTTTGTCAGATTGTTTGGCTTCAGTGCGCACTACCACTTGACCAACCAAGATGAGTGCGATCGCTACAACCCCCTGTTGCCTGACTGTCAGGGGTGTAGTAATCAGGGGTATGGATAGCAACACCAGCAGCAAAACCAGCCACCACAAGTGATTGGACCCTAGCCGTGCTAGGACTCGGTCAAAAAACCGAGGCAGGCGATCAACGAGTAATGTAATTACAGGGGATCGACGAGGGCGATTTTGCCTAGATCGCGATTGTTTA encodes:
- a CDS encoding glycosyltransferase; the encoded protein is MSFSLFKQSRSRQNRPRRSPVITLLVDRLPRFFDRVLARLGSNHLWWLVLLLVLLSIPLITTPLTVRQQGVVAIALILVGQVVVRTEAKQSDKTVNEYFHLFLVWLSLVTTMRYLYYRFAYTLNFDTWINGFFCVLLLGAELYAILTLVLAYFQTLKIKDRETVDLANYPQDQWFSVDVYIPTYNEPVDIVRKTALAALAMDYPEDKKQVYVLDDGRKYPERRKKLKQMCEEIGCKMLIRPNNDHAKAGNINTAFKTTKGDLVLILDCDHIPAREFLIRTVGFFYNPKVSFVQTPHWFFNPDPFERNLQTKGEIPVMNELFYKVLQKGNDFWNASFFCGSAAVIRKTHALEIGGIAVETVTEDCHTAFRLHSLGYESVYYDQIMVAGLAPETFASYVGQQVRWARGMAQILRLEFPLLNWKAKHLTLGQRICYFSATSHFFYGFPRLIYAVTPTLFLLFGINPIQGLGIETLFYAFPHLLISLNANYITYKQVRFSFWNEVFEFVMSFQTGYVTLMAVINPKLGSFNVTDKGVSISKRSFDWQSVQGLLVVTALVIVALLAVPFWLLLRPEDTEAVLVNAMWCVFNSVLLIAGLLVAFEQPQQRPKHRLLRRLPVTIHTTDQSWPGETVNISESGVLIALDSWPNLPDQVDLEIVGDYGRRAFVPGQIIRKTPISDHQVHLAINFINPTQAQLDDLVLVIYSDVREWYSQKRAITDRPMGSLGFLATGLFRSFRELNTQTTTKVRKQIRATAQLYWEGKFYSGRATEMGVMSLRVELDRSTAYSDTTEQTSPLLTPEDLRRMGNDEPFVGLLLSQESTNQLPQRLLAQIVDVEDLSDQVAIELKFPDQLKQKQETKIKQLLKVL